Proteins encoded in a region of the Betta splendens unplaced genomic scaffold, fBetSpl5.4 scaffold_35, whole genome shotgun sequence genome:
- the LOC114850973 gene encoding coxsackievirus and adenovirus receptor homolog gives MELLLLSLCLVSLSGSTFADGNGPEIIKVKEGNNAILPCYIKDKDILSKRFEWKKDGKKDVYLYDGSPLSGQDEQFIGRVSHFDHELKNGDASIKIRDTKVSDTGFYTCNLPNLTQTFTVHLRVGKVAKLHTKKLTKMKDGVPLLCLVSDASPDFQLKISWFDSSGNKLNSQLEIKKNGELHILQTTVTKSDTYRCDATMEELSHQIDDNVTVTDEDLNNTSDIPVGVWVGLAVMALIIVAGAGVIYKLWKKNRSRI, from the exons ATGGAGCTGCTTCTTCTGAGTCTCTGCCTCGTGTCTTTGTCTGGATCAACGTTTGCTGATGGAAACG GTCCAGAGATCATCAAGGTGAAAGAAGGCAATAATGCGATTCTGCCCTGTTACATCAAAGACAAGGACATTTTGTCTAAGCGGTTTGAGTGGAAGAAAGATGGAAAGAAGGACGTTTACCTGTATGACGGAAGTCCGTTATCAGGTCAAGATGAGCAGTTCATCGGTCGTGTGTCTCATTTTGACCATGAACTGAAGAACGGTGACGCCTCCATAAAAATCAGAGATACTAAAGTGTCTGACACTGGATTCTACACCTGTAATTTACCAAATCTTACCCAAACCTTCACCGTTCACCTTCGTGTTG GTAAAGTTGCAAAGCTGCACACCAAAAAACTTACAAAAATGAAGGACGGGGTCCCGCTGCTGTGTCTGGTTTCAGATGCATCTCCTGATTTTCAACTGAAAATCTCCTGGTTCGACAGCTCTGGAAACAAACTCAATTCACAattagagataaaaaaaaatggagaacTCCACATCCTCCAAACTACTGTGACCAAGAGTGATACTTATCGCTGTGATGCAACAATGGAGGAACTTAGTCATCAGATTGATGATAATGTCACTGTCACAG atgAAGACTTAAACAACACTTCAG aCATCCCAGTGGGTGTGTGGGTTGGTTTAGCAGTTATGGCTCTTATAATTGTAGCTGGGGCTGGAGTTATATACAAACTCTGGAAGAAAAACAG GTCACGGATCTAG
- the LOC121202076 gene encoding general transcription factor II-I repeat domain-containing protein 2-like, producing MAEKRKKTYLFHSEWEEEFFFTTVKETCVCLICGTTVATAKRHNVERHFNTCHKSYHDKYPPASALRAEKARELKTALGKQQSFFTRPAKNSQKATEASFRATHFLIKKKKAFTDGEVVKEAMLLIANTVFKDEKNGSDLISTLSDVQLGASTMARRVSAMSSNLVDQLEQDLAKCKWFSLQCDESVDSSSTAQLLVFIRMVFNDFSTKEELLTLLPLKTTTRGVDIYNTVKEFFVQKKVPLEKLVAVTTDGAPAMVGRQTGFIAHCKRDPDFPKFLHYHCIIHQQALCAKVIGFGHVMTPVVKIINKIRSKAKQHRIFKVLLEEMSAEYGDLLLHTEIRWLSRGRVLHRFLSLLREIKEFMQSKGEDVSLLEDTEWTLDLAFLVDITGKLNLLNCQLQGKGKTVVDMISALNAFKAKMNAFSADLQRKKVLHFPSVQSVLKDNASASETFEKVAEKYIEVINRLGQEFENRFCDLHQLEPCVFFISNPFMNGDTTCFAEQLSATFNLDAGQVEIEIITLQNDLHLKAYQAAPNFWRLVDTEKYSGVCTAAMKVASLFGSTYLCESAFSDMNFIKNKHRTRLTDAHLRDSLTVAVSSYTPDYNTLVNSMQCQSSH from the coding sequence AtggcagaaaaaagaaagaaaacgtaTCTCTTTCACAGTGAATGGGAAGAGGAGTTCTTTTTTACGACTGTAAAAGAAACCTGCGTGTGTCTGATTTGCGGGACGACCGTGGCGACAGCAAAACGGCACAATGTGGAGAGACATTTCAATACGTGTCACAAAAGCTACCATGATAAATATCCACCTGCAAGCGCCCTACGGGCAGAAAAAGCCCGTGAGCTAAAGACCGCTCTGGGTAAGCAACAGTCTTTTTTTACGAGGCCGGCCAAAAACTCACAAAAAGCAACCGAAGCCTCGTTTAGAGCTACACATTTTCtgatcaagaaaaaaaaggcatttaCAGATGGAGAAGTTGTCAAAGAAGCGATGTTATTAATTGCTAACACTGTATTTAAAGACGAGAAAAATGGAAGCGACCTAATCTCCACTCTTTCCGACGTCCAACTGGGGGCATCTACGATGGCAAGACGAGTATCAGCTATGTCCAGTAACTTGGTCGATCAGTTGGAGCAGGATCTGGCGAAGTGCAAGTGGTTTAGCCTCCAGTGCGATGAGTCCGTGGACAGCAGCAGTACAGCGCAGTTATTGGTTTTTATCCGGATGGTGTTTAATGATTTCTCCACAAAAGAAGAACTCCTGACACTACTGCCCTTAAAGACAACTACGAGAGGAGTTGACATTTATAACACGGTGAAGGAGTTTTTCGTGCAGAAAAAGGTGCCATTGGAAAAGCTGGTAGCGGTGACAACAGACGGGGCTCCTGCTATGGTCGGTCGACAGACAGGTTTCATCGCTCACTGTAAACGTGACCCAGACTTCCCCAAATTTCTGCATTACCATTGCATCATTCACCAGCAGGCGTTGTGTGCGAAAGTGATCGGCTTTGGGCACGTGATGACTCCCGTTGTGAAAATCATAAACAAAATCCGCtccaaagcaaagcagcacagGATTTTCAAGGTACTATTAGAGGAGATGTCAGCAGAATATGGGGACCTACTGCTACACACAGAAATCAGATGGCTCAGCAGAGGACGAGTTTTGCATcgttttttgtctcttttgcgTGAAATCAAAGAGTTCATGCAGTCCAAAGGCGAAGATGTCTCACTGCTAGAGGACACAGAGTGGACACTTGACCTTGCATTTTTGGTGGACATTACTGGGAAACTAAACCTCCTGAACTGCCAGCTGCAAGGCAAAGGTAAGACTGTTGTCGATATGATAAgtgctttaaatgcatttaaagccaAAATGAATGCATTCTCTGCAGATTTACAGAGAAAAAAAGTTCTGCACTTTCCCTCTGTGCAGTCAGTGCTGAAAGACAATGCTTCTGCATCTGAGACATTTGAAAAAGTGGCAGAAAAGTACATTGAAGTAATAAACAGACTTGGGCAAGAGTTTGAGAATAGGTTTTGTGACCTTCATCAGCTTGAACCATGTGTGTTCTTCATTTCCAACCCTTTCATGAATGGGGACACCACATGCTTTGCTGAGCAGTTAAGTGCAACGTTCAACTTGGATGCTGGACAGGTGGAGATTGAAATTATAACATTGCAAAATGATCTCCATCTCAAAGCCTACCAGGCTGCACCAAACTTTTGGCGCCTTGTTGACACAGAGAAGTACAGTGGAGTATGCACAGCAGCCATGAAGGTTGCCAGCCTGTTTGGCTCAACCTATCTCTGTGAATCAGCATTTTCTGACATGAACTtcatcaaaaacaaacacagaacacgcCTCACTGATGCACATCTGAGAGACTCACTCACAGTTGCAGTGTCAAGTTACACACCAGATTACAACACACTGGTGAACAGCATGCAATGCCAGTCTTCCCACTAA